Below is a window of Camelina sativa cultivar DH55 chromosome 11, Cs, whole genome shotgun sequence DNA.
TCTCTTTCACCACTACTTCTTGAGTTTCtgattaaaatttcaaaactttttgtATGCAGGAAACAAGTGTCTGGCTTTGTGAAGTACTTCTCGTTTAGCTTTATTTGGGCTTTCTTTCAATGGTTCTTCTCTGGTGGCGTAGCGTGCGGATTCATTCAGTTTCCTACTTTTGGATTAGAAGCTTGGGAAAACTCGTGAGTAGTATTCTTCCGAATCGaattatcatatacatatatcaacTGATAAAAAACAGAATCTTGATGAATCTTGAAAAAACTTGACAGATTCTACTTCGACTTTAGCATGACGTACATTGGAGCAGGAATGATTTGTTCTCACATTGTCAATATATCTTTACTTTTCGGTGCGGTTCTGTCTTGGGGAATCATGTGGCCACTCATTAAAGGTCTTAAAGGAGATTGGTTCTCATCAACTCTTCCTGAAAGCAGCATGAAGAGTCTCAATGGTTACAAGGTTccatacaaaacaaaaagactaaTACTCTACATGAATAAACTTGCTCACTCTTTCGCGCaattttgttcttaatttgtTCATAACTCTGCAGGTGTTTATATCAATCTCATTGATCCTCGGTGACGGGCTTTACCATTTCATCAAGATACTTCTTATCACAGCAAGAAACATGTATGCCAAACTAAAGGATCACCACTCTGGGAAATCTAGTAAGTATAtatacaccaaaaaaatatcGAAATCGTCATTTTTATAATGTATCTGATATTGAAAACGTAAACCGCAGATGCGGAGAAAGATAAACAATCTATTGCGGATCTTAAAAGAGATGAGATCTTTGTAAGAGACAGCATTCCTTTATGGGTTGCAGCAGTTGGATACGCAGCGTTCTCTGTTGTCTCTATAATCGCGATACCTCTAATGTTCCCCGAGCTCAAATGGTACTTCATAGTCGTAGCTTACATGTTAGCTCCATCACTAGGGTTCAGCAACGCTTATGGAGCAGGGCTTACTGACATGAACATGGCTTATAACTATGGTAAAGTCGCTCTGTTCATCTTAGCTGCTATGGCTGGGAAACAAAACGGTGTAGTAGCAGGACTCGTCGGATGCGGACTGATAAAATCGATCGTATCGATATCTTCTGACCTAATGCACGATTTCAAGACAGGGCATTTGACTCTGACTTCGCCGAGGTCTATGCTTGTGAGTCAAGCTATCGGCACGGCTATCGGATGCGTCGTGGCTCCTCTcactttttttctgttttacaaaGCTTTCGATGTCGGGAACCCTGATGGAGAGTATAAAGCTCCTTACGCTTTGGTTTACAGAAACATGGCGATTCTTGGAGTAGAAGGTTTCTCTGCTTTGCCTCAACATTGTCTCCAGCTTTGTTGCGGGTTCTTCTCATTCGCGGTGGCAGCGAATCTCGTTAGGGATTTGTTGCCGGAGAAGATTGGGAAGTGGGTTCCGTTACCTATGGCAATGGCGGTTCCGTTTCTTGTTGGAGGGTACTTTGCCATTGATATGTGTGTTGGTAGTTTGATTGTGTTTGCTTGGAATATGAGAGATCGGGTTAAAGCCGGTTTAATGATACCAGCAGTTGCTTCCGGTTTGATATGTGGAGATGGTCTTTGGATTTTACCGTCGTCGGTTCTTGCTTTGGCCGGAGTGAGGCCTCCGATCTGTATGAGCTTCATGCCGAGTAAAACTTAgcttttgtgacttttacttgttttttttgtgtgtgtgtatcgTCAAATTAGCTAAAGCAATGTCTAGagattttcgaaaaaaaaaaaaagaggttgaATAGTTATTTAGAATTGTATAGTATATAcaataaaaagatttaaaagttCTAATCAAAATGTTATAACAGGGTTATTTATTAGATTTCTCAAAGATTGTTATAAGTAAACTAAACCacaagtcaattttttttttttttttttataatagtatGTCCactttaaaaatcaataaactctTTTTGAATCCATGTCCCAGTAACCTTCTTAAATCCCatgaataaatcaaatattttagaattaagGTAAAACTGAATTCAAGTTTTCTAAAAGATATTTACCTTTTTGCAAAAATAGTGATATacagttacattttttttttttgatatacaGTTAAATTACTACTATAAAATATGctgataaaaataattaaggatCGAATGGTTGTGGCAATTGGAAATTTGGAATGGAGAAATTAGTTTGAAGATTTGAGCGTTTTGTATTTAGCATCTGTAATCcatagttgtatttttttttttttttttttttaaNACATAATCCATAGTTGTATAAACCAATTAAAAAGCACTTTTACATGatccaaaataaaaatggaCTAAATCGCTCCAAGATTAGTCCGTTTTGTCCATTCAAAGCCTAAGattattttcctttctttgaCAGCATTTGAGATCATacgttgtgtttttttttctgtcttggGGTCAAAAACAGCACACTGAGACCACACGTCATATTTGCATTTTGTAGATACACGTGGACCAGAAATGTAGAAAACTTTTTTCACAATTGTGATTTTGCAGAAAGCCCAATTAGATTGGTTGAAAGTCAAAGCTCAATTGACCAAAACTACCCCTGGTCATCTCTTGACAAACCAAACCCTAGGCAATATTAAGGGTAATGTCGTCTTTTAATCAGAAGTTGAGCACAACAAATTATGAGTAGGTGAGGAACTCCATTTACTTAACACGTCTTTTTGCCTGCTGCTGATTTGAGCTTTGGAGCTATCGAACTTCTGAATCTGGAAGTCGATAAATTTGTAATTCATCACCCTTTTGATTATTTCGATTTGaatcatctgttttttttttgttcttcttttattaatcttgattatattatatatcaaaaagatttgattttgatcttatgtgttcttgatttttGGCAGTTTGAATAGAGATGGCTTCAGATCGCAAGGTTTTAACTTTCGAAGAAGTTTCACAGCACAACAAAACTAAGGATTGTTGGCTTATTATTTCCGGCAAGGTTAGATCTTGTCTCTATCTAGATGAATTTTCACGAACATAGTTCTCTTCCTTCATTGATTTGTGTCAAAGCTTCGATTTTTAAAGTTGAAAGAGTTGGATTTTTACTGCTAGAAGCTGTTATCGAGCTGCTTGTTGTTTAAATTCACAATCTTTGTTGGCCCTTAATGTTGTTTTAGTGAATACTTTACATTATAGGAGattgattttggtgttttgaTTCAAACATAGTTTGTGTCTACTGGTATATAGTTAGTTAGTGGTTTCTACTTGAGTATGATCCGTGATTGTTGCTTTCTTGAGGTTGAACTATTGGTTCTTGAACTTTGATTCAGGTATATGATGTGACCCCATTCATGGAAGATCATCCTGGAGGCGATGAAGTCTTGTTGTCCTCAACAGGTGgggcaaattttttttaatgatatataacGATGGTTGCGCTCGCTGATCCAATGCGGGTTAGGGGCTGTTTGATGACTAAGTTCTGTTGTGGTGTGTTTCAGGGAAAGATGCTACAAATGATTTTGAAGACGTTGGTCACAGCGACACTGCTAGGGACATGATGGACAAATATCACATTGGTGAGATCGATTCGTCTAGTGTTCCTGCAACAAGGACGTATGTTGCACCACAGCAACCAGCTTACAACCAAGACAAGACACCTGAATTCATTATCAAGATTCTTCAGTTCCTTGTTCCGATCTTGATCTTGGGACTGGCTCTTGTCGTCCGTCACTATACCAAGAAAGACTAGAAGAGAAGCCAAAggctttgcttttgcttttcatGGAATTATCTCTGTATTTCTCTCTTGCTATAAGATACTGTTACTGTTGTTTGGTCTTGGTATTAGACTGCATCTGTGTCCTTACTGATTCTTGTTGAAAtttataaaccaataatcaatGTGTTGCTAGTGTTgctgttttgagttttattatgacatgttttcgattttgatgatataataaaaGAGTGCTTCTTTTGCCACTGGTTAACAAAAGTTTCAGTTTGATTGTCAGATACTGTAAATGAAGAAGTGGGAATCTGGAATTCTACAATTGAGCAAATAAGATTCATACAACTGTGGAAACGACAGTACTAGTTTCTCACAGGATTCGAAGACAACCAAGTAAGATGAAGCAGAGAAAGTTTAAAATGAAGGCAAAGTCGagaaaattggtaaaaaaaacgTTAGGGGAAGTTAACATGGCTCTAGTAGATTCTATACTAGTGCAAAGATTGGATGCGGTTTCCTGCTTTATCAGACGAGTagggagaaaacaaaagaagagtgATATGCAGGATGAGAAACGGACATTGGATTTTGATGCTAGAATGGCGACTAATAGTCCTCATACAAATGGGAAGCTGACGCCAATGCAGATCTTTGAGTCTAAGTTCGATGCTGGATCAGAATCGAATGATGAGTTGGCAACATTCCTGCGTAGTTTTCACAATAGAGGTTTGATGTTGTCACATCATGAAACATGTATTACGCAGGAGCATAGACTTGTTTTTCTCCATCACATGTTCTCAGGGATACGAGCTTCCAGTATGATTGTCTGATGTTTAAACATGTATTGTCACATTTTCTCAGGGATACGAACTTCCAGTCTGATTGTGTGATGTTTAAACATATATTGATtgtcacattttgtttttttgacatcGACATGTATTGTCACGTTTGCCTACTTTAAGAGTGCAAAAAAGAAGCAGACACTTAAGAGAGACATTGCAGGCTGAATCAGCAAAACTCATATCCTTATACGCAAAACTACTCAAACAAACTATATATCTTATAATACGTTGCGTTATATACAATACAACCTCTATAAGAAACTACTCAACAATAGACCCAACTCAACTCAAACAACTGCTACTTGCCTCCAAATCAATCTGCCATCTCCTTGCAAGTTCCTGCTGATATATCTTGTTTATATCTTTGTCCTTTTCGACTTTGAGCTCAATGTTGGGTTCCCATTGCTCAACAAGCGACACAAGGACAGAGACAACATGAGTAATTTCTGGCCTCTGCTCTGGTTCCTTGGTGCAGCAGTGACATGCGAGTTCAGCTACTTCCTGGATGCTTCTTTGAGTCTCTTCGTCGAACTCAATGAAGTCGTCAATTACCTTTGCTAATGACTCTTTCTCAAACACCATCTTCCTGAAACAAATCGCTATGTGAGTATCATCTTTGGATCGAGCCTCATCTATGCATTTTTGGCCGGTTAAAAGCTCCATTAGAATAACTTCATAGCTGTACACATCAACCTTTCTAGTGACCCTTCCCGTCACTGAAATCACAGAGTTTTCAGATGTTAGTTACCaatcaaacacatatatattagaaaaagagTAAATGAGATTATGAGAAAACCGTACTTGTGTATTCCGGTGCGATATAACCGAATGTTCCAACAAACTTGGTTCGGATTGATTCTCTGCCTTCTTCTGTAGACCGGAGTAAACCGAAATCAGAAACTTTGGCGCGCGAATCTTCTCCCAGAAGGATGTTCGAGGGTTTCAGGTCCCTGTGAATGTAGCTCTGACTCTGACGCGCCAGGGTATGGAGATACACAACTCCTCTAGCCACATCCAACGCAATAGAGAGGCGTCTACTCCAGTCGAGTTGTCTCAATCCTTGGTCCTTCCAGTCAAAAAGATGTCTGCTTAGCGTCCCCTGCGGCATGTACTCGTAAACCAACATGCCGTAGTTTCCGTCGAGGCAGTAACCATGAAGAGTCACAAGGTTACGGTGATGTACCTTGGTTAGAACTCTAACCTCGGATCTGAAATCATCAGCGCCTTTCCCACCTATGACAGGCTGTTCCATCCTCTTTATAGCAACCTCTATCCCATCCTGGAGTTTGCCTTTATACACTACTCCGAAAGCGCCTCTCCCAACAATGTTGATATGGCTGAAGTCGTTCGTAGCATCCTTGAGAATCTGCTACGGGAATGCTCTGTTCTCGAGTTCGAAGACCTCGCTCGGGCTCTGCTGCTCAAAACACTGTTGAGTGTGTGCCAAGGCTTCTTCATTCGGCTCTGATTGCCTATCAGCCCGCTTCAATCTCATATGAAGAAAGAGGGCGACAAACCCTCCTCCAATACTTAGCAGACCAACAACCAAAACGCTGATCAGAAGTCCCAGTATGActgattttttcttgttactTGTATGTGAAGGAACAAAAATGTTGGTCGTGTTAATCCCCGGATTCCCTTCAGTTTTTGGAGCTATCGTCTTGAATTGCGGAACTTTCCCGTGAAGCTGATTGTAGGAAAGATCCAGAACTGACAACATGTTCAGCTTGGTGAGCTCCCAGGGAATAGTTCCGGTAAGACTGTTGTGCGAAAGATCAAGCAGAGAGAGTGATGTGATATCCGCAAACTTGGGAGAGATTGTACCCGTCAGGTTCATGTATGTGAAGCAAATTCCCTTGATCCGTCCGTCTAAGCAGTGTATACCATACCAATTACAAGTATCATTTGCTTTCCAACTCTCTGCATAATCCCGCGGCAAGCCACCTAATTCTCTGACTATAGAGAGAAGAGTATCTCTGTTGCTTTCTAAACTCAACTCCCCTTTCACCAGTACCAACAAACAGAGGCAGAATAGAATCCTGAACAAAAACCAGGATTAGGATATCTAGTACTAAGTACTAACACAACTATCACTAATTACTAATTACCAATCAGAACAAAAATATTCTGTCAAACCGGTTCAATTAGATTTGTCAAGAAAACATAATATGGAAAAAGGTTTTCCTGTTGCATTATCAATGGCCATAAGGCTCttctaaaaacacaaagataTATCCTTAAAACGATAGATACAAATAATACCTGACTATATGGCACTTCACTGAGAGTGAAGAGAGATTGTCAATTAGTGTAGATCAACTGCGAGAGGAGATTGAGTGGGAATTGGCACTACAAGAAGATTTCGGCAAGGATTTGGTAGCTTAAGGCTAAACTCTTTGCATTTTTTGACTGACGGATATGGCTCTGTTAGGTCGGATTGAAAAAATTCCAGAGAAAAAAAGCAGTATTCGATCATAAACCAATGAAACAAGTAGTTTCTAATCCAGTCCATTTTCATTCTCTTTGGTCAAAAAGGGTTAAAGCATTGTTTAGTTCTTGAAATGGTAATTGCgcatttcttttttaaatctCTCTGTTCAAATTTCAATCTACCGCACATTTTGATGAAATACATTAAAAATTCAAGAATCTTATTGAAATAGAGAGAGTTTTGCAGgcttgacaaaaaataaaaaataaataaagagagagtgttGCAGAGGATGCCGTTAgagtagaagatgaagaaaagatatatatagttcaaattATACCAGTGATATAAACTCAAATCGTTAATTtatgattgttatttttttaaagttatatgtATGTAGGAATTAATGTGTAGGATAATATATAtcgtaattaatattttgattgttatattaaaaattaagagttTGTATGTTtctaactttgatatttttgttaacataaaataaaaataatggatAACAACATAAAAAATCTTGATTTGTAGAAGAATATTCTAATATGTTGGAAAACTATAAGCATGAAAGAATTAATATGtgtaagataatattttcaaatacagttaaaagtaaaaacatgataaaaccaaacaaaatgatttttttttggtattatttgACACCCACTTGGTTTTTATGTTTACAATCGTCTAACCCTGTGACTCGAGCAGATAACTCTTCAAACGGATGCACGTACTCACACAAACTGTACTGTACCCTTGTGTTTGATGCAAATATAAACGCAGATTCGTGGAGTCCCAAATCTCTTGAACAATCTGGATTTAAACTGACTCAATTCACAAATCTAGAGCTGTTAATCTCCCAATTATACTAAGCTAATGCCTaaccagcaaaaaaaaaaaaaatgtacatagACTAATAGAGAACCTCGACCATTTCGTCTTCCATTCCCAAGCAAACCATTTCTTAACTCCAAGGCAACCAAATCAAACCATTTCTAGTTTCTCTTCATATCTACCAATTGAGAAGAATCTTTCCACATCGGTGgatccaaccaaaaaaaaacacatacggAGAAATATACGGAAAcgttttaaattgatttttttaaaagaataatgttACACGAAATCAGTTAtacttgattagtttttttataatattatttcagCTAGGTGTCGTTACAAAGGCCCTTGTAAAATCGATCCTGATTGCAAGAATATATGCACTGCCGCAGATGAAGATCACAAGACTTTTTTCTGCTTTGGAAATGACCCACCGCATGGAGTATGTTGTGTATACTACACCACTGATcatgatatatttatatcagTATTTGAAAATATGGTATGTATATGATTGATGAGAGTTTTGTTGAGTTCCATATGTGAACACCACACTGCATTTCTGAGCTAACAACACTCTTATCCTCACTTGAGTTGTAGACTTGCCTTCACATAAACTTGTGTAGAACTCGATtcatatttatgaaattttgatgACTTCATAACCTGAATCCTTGAGATAACCACTCACCAAATAAATTAACAGACTTAAGAAGCAAATCCAACCACTAGAAAACCTGAGATTTCCCTTTTCATAACCCTGTTTAAACATATCCTCTTGAACATCAGCTTGTACCGTTGTTATCAATTAACAAGACACGCTGCCTAACACTCAATATTAGGAAGACTTTCGACACAACCACCTGTTCAATTTTCCTGTTAAACAGCCTTTCTCCAGTAGTATTGACCTACTACTCGCAATCTTTGATACTTTCAATCATGAGACACTTCTTTTGCAGCCACTTCCACACAAAAATAGCCTGCAAAACTTGAACTTGCTCTGCAGAAAAATAACTACCAGTTTCAGACCTGACCGGAATCTCCCTTTAACCATCAACCTTGCTTGTGACAGTGCCTTAGAGACCTTCATTGTAACTGTTCTTTAAACCATGNCTTAACAAGACACACTGCCGAACACTCAATATTAGGAAGGCTTTCGACACAACCCCCTGTTCAGTTTTCCTGATAAACAGCCTTTCTCCAGTAGTATTGACCTACTACTCgcaatctttgatacttgtctCTAATCACTAAAACTTGTGACAATCTTGAGAAACTTCTTGTGCAGCCACTTCCACACAAAAATAGCCTGCAAAACTTGAACTTGCTCTGCAGAAAAATAACTATCAGTTTCAGACCTGACCGGAATCTCCCTTTAACCATCAACCCCACTTGTGACAGTGCCTTAGAGACCTTCATTGTAACTGTTCTTTAAACCATGAACCTGAACTTCTCCTTATTCATCAGTCTCATACTTCAAATCCTGATGAAAACTCACTTGACAAATTTCCTGCAAGTGATTCTTTgagaaaacaaatccaaattggTCTTCTTCGATGCAACCAGACGCAACAATCTGGAATTCTTTGTCTCCAAATGCAGTATGTTTTCCCCTGCATTTTCATCCATGTAGAATCAATCTTTTCTTGCATACACCAGCGTTTGAGACAACTTCTTCATTGTGCTTTAAGCACAACAAATTCATTCTTCTTGAAGTGATTAACTTTAAACAGTCCCTGCATCACTTGCAACTGTTTCTCTCATTTCCTATTCTCAGTCTCTTGTTAAAGAATCCACTGATACTTGTTAAAGATTTAACCTCCTCTCAAACCCATACTTGTGTATAATCTCTGAAACTCTAGAGATCCTGCAACTTGTACTTGAGTACTCTTATCAAAATCCCAAGCTTCTTCCCAATTCCGATAACACCTCTTCTTTTGTCATCAAATGAGACCATACCTTGCTTGACCCTTTTGATAATTCCTTGTTCTTGATCTCTTTGTCTTTCCTTCTCACTTAACTTTCACGATTCTTCTTCAACAGTGAGATCCACATGTTTAACTTCCTTTGTTTTAAGTTTGAACCATCATATGCTCAGATAGTCAGAGTTCTTAGAAAAATCTGACAACACATACTTGAAGAAACTGACTGCAGTAAATCATTGTTCCACGagaaatccaacaaaaaatatctaaagatGTGCTCTACACTCTACACTCTACACTCTTGAGcactgaaaaaaatattttggattcaGTTATTATTCATCTTCTATTAATTTATCTAATGAAAATAGAACAATATACTatgtaattagaaaaataaaaacaaaacaaattaaagagtaAGTTAAATCTTTCCAACCACGTTTAAACGTAATTtaaatcgagtttttttttggtattgatttggtttaaatAAGCTAGCtcacttttttttgggttttgcttgatttgtaGTATGGTTTAATGTAGAGAATCTCTGAAGGGTCTACAGAGGATGTTGAGGTGAATCTTAGGGTTTCTATTGTTGAGGAAGTTCCAACAAAATCTGAGAATCTGGAACTCTACAGTTGAGCAAATAAGATTCATACAAATAAGTTTCAGACTCATCCGTTACATTTTAACAGGAATTTTTGTCTTGTCTTTTTTCATTAGTACTACAATAAAAGTGATAAGGATAGTATTGTGTTCTCTGTGTgatgaggaaacaaaaaaaaagaaagaagagagaggagtaAAAACAGTaagaaccgaaccaaaccgcgACAAACCTTAGACCTTGACAAAACACAGCCAGACGAGTGCAAGGGCCTTTGTGTAGTGGAAACACTTCATTCCTGGCTTTAAGAGAGACTTCATCAAATGCTCTNACACCAGAAAGCCTCATGATCCTCTGAGATCACGGCGAGGATGGGAGATAAGAGATCGCTCATTCCTTGACAGT
It encodes the following:
- the LOC104725874 gene encoding metal-nicotianamine transporter YSL3-like, which gives rise to MRSLMLEREGRNEIEREELDDLEETQNEADDFKSIPPWRSQITIRGIVASLIIGVIYSVIVMKLNLTTGLVPNLNVSAALLAFVFLRSWTKLLTKAGFVTKPFTKQENTVVQTCAVACYSIAVGGGFGSYLLGLNNNTYKQSGGTHTDGNYPGSTKEPGIGWMTAFLFFTCFVGLLALVPLRKIMIIDYKLTYPSGTATAVLINGFHTPKGNKMAKKQVSGFVKYFSFSFIWAFFQWFFSGGVACGFIQFPTFGLEAWENSFYFDFSMTYIGAGMICSHIVNISLLFGAVLSWGIMWPLIKGLKGDWFSSTLPESSMKSLNGYKVFISISLILGDGLYHFIKILLITARNMYAKLKDHHSGKSNAEKDKQSIADLKRDEIFVRDSIPLWVAAVGYAAFSVVSIIAIPLMFPELKWYFIVVAYMLAPSLGFSNAYGAGLTDMNMAYNYGKVALFILAAMAGKQNGVVAGLVGCGLIKSIVSISSDLMHDFKTGHLTLTSPRSMLVSQAIGTAIGCVVAPLTFFLFYKAFDVGNPDGEYKAPYALVYRNMAILGVEGFSALPQHCLQLCCGFFSFAVAANLVRDLLPEKIGKWVPLPMAMAVPFLVGGYFAIDMCVGSLIVFAWNMRDRVKAGLMIPAVASGLICGDGLWILPSSVLALAGVRPPICMSFMPSKT
- the LOC104725876 gene encoding cytochrome b5, which encodes MASDRKVLTFEEVSQHNKTKDCWLIISGKVYDVTPFMEDHPGGDEVLLSSTGKDATNDFEDVGHSDTARDMMDKYHIGEIDSSSVPATRTYVAPQQPAYNQDKTPEFIIKILQFLVPILILGLALVVRHYTKKD
- the LOC104728851 gene encoding receptor-like kinase TMK2, translating into MNLTGTISPKFADITSLSLLDLSHNSLTGTIPWELTKLNMLSVLDLSYNQLHGKVPQFKTIAPKTEGNPGINTTNIFVPSHTSNKKKSVILGLLISVLVVGLLSIGGGFVALFLHMRLKRADRQSEPNEEALILKDATNDFSHINIVGRGAFGVVYKGKLQDGIEVAIKRMEQPVIGGKGADDFRSEVRVLTKVHHRNLVTLHGYCLDGNYGMLVYEYMPQGTLSRHLFDWKDQGLRQLDWSRRLSIALDVARGVVYLHTLARQSQSYIHRDLKPSNILLGEDSRAKVSDFGLLRSTEEGRESIRTKFVGTFGYIAPEYTMTGRVTRKVDVYSYEVILMELLTGQKCIDEARSKDDTHIAICFRKMVFEKESLAKVIDDFIEFDEETQRSIQEVAELACHCCTKEPEQRPEITHVVSVLVSLVEQWEPNIELKVEKDKDINKIYQQELARRWQIDLEASSSCLS